The DNA segment CTTCCCGACTCGAACCActctttttctccctctttattCCGTAGCACCATTGCAGTCATTCTGCGCCAGCCCCCGCTCTGTCTCTGGTCGGCGCCATGGACGCGGGAGAGGCCGCCACCTTGCCGGCTTCGGTGGAGAGCCTGGTGGTGGTGCACAACGTGGCGAAGCGCCACAACGTGGGGACGATGGTTCGCAGCGCCACCGCTTTCGGCGTGTCGGAGATCGTCCTCGTCGGCCGCCGCGACTTCAACGCCTTCGGCAGCCACGGATCCACCTCCCACCTCCGCTTTCGCCACTTCCACTCCCTCTCCCAAGCGCGCCACTACCTCAAGGCACTCTCTCATAAACCCTCCTCCCAATCTAGGGTTTCCATTTCGCGTTAATCTGGTCCTCTTCATCCACTTCTCATCCTACTTTTAGGAGGAGAGGAACTGTGACGTATGCGGGGTAGAGATCACCGATGGGGCGCTCTCCATCGCGGATCACCCTTTCAGGAAGAGCACAGCTTTTCTCCTCGGCAACGAGGTCTGCTCCGCTTGCATTGAAGTTTTTGCTCCTTATTCTTTTTCTTATGATTATGAACATTTTTTTggaatttcttcttatcgtgatgAAGGGAACGGGGCTCTCCGCGAAGGAGTGTGAGATATGTGACTTCTTTGTTTACATTCCCCAATACGGATGTGGAACTGCATCACTTAATGTCACAGTTGCGGCTTCTATTGTACTGCACCACTTCGGAGGTAATTTTTATTTCCTTCTGCTATCCAGAAGCCATTTCTTTTCTCTATATTGATCtcatttttttaattcaagaacTGATGTCTGTTGCTTTAGATAAGTGCGTTATATAATTGATGTACTGTTATATGGTGTATTTTTATGCAACAATTAGAAATTTACTATTAAGTAAATTTAATAGCTAAATACAAATGTCACAAGCTTTAACCTCCTAATTTAATAGCTATGAAGGATGTCCACTTTCTAGTGTACTCGAGAGTTGTTGAAGTTATCGAGAAACTAGTTGCAAGTATGTATGCTAAAATGTGATTTGACTAGAACTTGAAACTGCTGTACAAGGTCTGTCCCACGTTTGTCCATGCAGAAAATTGGCAGCTTGTCTGTTTGTTTATTCATTCAAAATGTGAAGCTTTAATTGTAAGGAGAAGTGCCTGGACCTTCCATCTTCTCTCCACTTTGCTTTCCTAGATGACATTTAAGATGAAGGTCTTTGTGCATACACTGGATTTTGGAATTGCAATTCTACTTTATATCTCTAGGTTTTCTATGATAACTTCAAAACTTTTTTGGATGCACATTGATGTTTGCTTTTATTAGATTAAACCTAGAAGCAACCACTATAGATTATTtgagaactttttttttattcatcttGATGATCAAATAGGTCCATGGCGTCTATTCATAGATATTTGTAACCATATCTTTCTGCTCTCTGCcattcaaattattatttactCTGCTATGAATACAAAGCATAGTAGTTGTTGAGCATCTAATTGTTATGAGAATTTGTATGTTGATGTGATTTTGATTTAACGCCTTTAGCAACCAAACCATTGCATTCAGTGTTTTCGAAAGGTGCTCAGAtgaggtgaggcgaggcgagaCACGAGCAGCTAGTAACATGACGGGGCGAGACGTTTCAATAAAGTGCCACTCGGCGCGCGCTAGAGCTTAGGTGCTGGGCAACTTGAGTGTGCGCCCAAGCCAAATTGGTCGTGGCTCAGCCTAGGTTCGAGTCTAGGTGACTAAGTTGGTTTAACCGAACCAACTAATGCCACTCACCCCCCAACCCAGTGAAAGCAACAAGCGAAACCCTATGCTTCATCCGCTGCCATTGGCAACTTCATCCACCGCCATTTGCAGCTTCGTCTGCTACCATTTTCCACCTTCCCCCACCTTCCTCCACAGCCTTGCGCCGGTTACTTCTCCATCTCCTCTCTTTCTTATTTTATAGGTAATAGCCTTTTACACTGTTAAGAAGAACGTACCTTTTCGTTACTCATACAAGTTGAGCACTAGAAGTGTAGTGATAAATGATGTTACATCAAAATGTCAAGGTTTTATTCCAAAAGTCAAGAAAATAAAAGGGATCTACCATGCTGTCTTTTATCTGTCTTTTTAGAACTTCAATTAGGAATTTTAACCTCAGTCACTTGATGGTTTGAAGAAAAGGGAACATTTGAACAGCCATGCAGCTTACTTGGCTGGTATAAAAAGACAACCAGATCCAGTATGGTCTCCATGTTTATTAAtcttcataaaagaaaataagaaaaatgagGCAGTGGATATATCCTTCCTGTCCTAGTGGTATGGTTAAAATAAACTTCCTCCTCTGAGGAGAACTCCAAGACTTATTTGCCTAGTTGGTCTAGGGAGAAAAAGTAAATCAATTTGGCTTTCTCATGGTCTTTGGTTTGTATGTACCAATGGTTAATGAGTCATGGACTATTACTTATATATAGTAATTAGTCAAGTAATAGAATGGATTCTTTTGTTCCTAAAGAACTTATAACGTTCATTGCTCAAATATTGTAAGGTGATTTCATGACATGCAAGGAAATTATATGTTAAAGGCATCAAAGAAACTATTGACACCAAAAGATGCTAAATTAAGCAATGATCCTGATAaggattatattataattttgtttGAAGATTAATCTCTAGGGATGGAACCCTATGGAATTGTAAACAACTTACATTTTTAAAACATATGATACTAGATAACTGTAAAATTCTCTTTACACTATAATGGATGTTTCAAAATATGTTGTCTTCAGGTAGAAACCATAATATGGAATATTTAATGATTTTGGAATACAGAAGTTGTGGTAAAATTTTGGAAGCTAAATTTGATTTTTACGATGCCATTCAATATAGATCTCTACCTATAGGCCTCCAGAAAATTCTATGAGAAAGAATAATATGAGATATTATCACTACTAGTTGGACTAGTTTTATTTTCCTCAATAGAGTTTGATGGCAGAGAATTGATCCATGATGCCAACCTTTACTAATGCATTTAATATATTTAGGAGGTTTAATGCCTATATGGGAAAGCTTCTGGTGGACTGGAAACAGATCTACATGTAGACCTCTAGAGTTGCAAATATATAATTTCCTTGCTCTTATGTTACAGATGCACACCTTGGATCTTTGTATGTGAGCAAATATCTTTCAGTTTTGTGCATGCAAATATGAAGATTTACCATGAATACAAGCAACGGTCCTATACTCAAgattttttgctaatttttgcAGCATTTACACAGTTTTTTTTCTTTATGCTGTTTATGGTTTTTTATTGGGTGATAGATTGATTTTTTCATTGTATTATATGTGAAATTAATTTACTTTGCATTTTGCAGCTTTGGTGCTTTAACTTTTTCTCTTAGAATTCTTGTTTTCCTTCTCCCATTTGTTCTGTTGAACTGGTTTCTTTATGATATCTGCTCAATTGAACTCACTTTACAGTGCACTGCTCTAATAGAGTAACCAATTCAGTAAAAGGGCTGCACTTACAAAGTTGACAATCAAACAAACATCTCATGGCTAGTTGATTGTTGGCAATGATGTGTATCAATGGCAACTAAACATCTGTCAAGGAAAGCTATCCTAGAACTAAAAGATTTCAGAGATCTGTTGTTTAAGGTTAGAGGAATACTTCTCTATATGAAGTAGAGGACAGGTTGTAGTGGTATGCTAAGAGCTAGGGAATTTATATTCTCTTGATCTTTACAAATTCTTGAGTTGTTATCAATCTGTTTCTGGGAAAAATGTCAGTGATATGCCCTGGAATTCATTGCCAAACTTTGCACACTCAACGTGCGTTATGACACTCTTGCCTTTGCGTCTTTAGCATCTTGTTTGATGACTAACATTTTTTTTTTGATGG comes from the Musa acuminata AAA Group cultivar baxijiao chromosome BXJ2-8, Cavendish_Baxijiao_AAA, whole genome shotgun sequence genome and includes:
- the LOC103995519 gene encoding uncharacterized protein LOC103995519, which gives rise to MDAGEAATLPASVESLVVVHNVAKRHNVGTMVRSATAFGVSEIVLVGRRDFNAFGSHGSTSHLRFRHFHSLSQARHYLKEERNCDVCGVEITDGALSIADHPFRKSTAFLLGNEGTGLSAKECEICDFFVYIPQYGCGTASLNVTVAASIVLHHFGVWAGFPERSREGNKFTVAEKPVKQIRRNYCASSVESIVEERKSRQQSASIDIFEENGNNDSKLTNLLEALFDD